A DNA window from Pseudomonas sp. B21-056 contains the following coding sequences:
- the zwf gene encoding glucose-6-phosphate dehydrogenase has translation MTSIGRKSKAEPAPSTTLFLFGAHGDLVKRLLMPALYHLNRDGLLGDGLQIIGVDHNAISDLDFARKLEDFIRHEAASKGGDAGRALDPVLWARLAKGISYVQGDFLDDSTYAELAAKIAASGTGNAVFYLATAPRFFSEVVRRLGAAGLLEEQADAFRRVVIEKPFGSDLHTAEALNACLLKVMSEKQIYRIDHYLGKETVQNILVSRFSNSFFEAFWNNHYIDHVQITAAETVGVETRGSFYEHTGALRDMVPNHLFQLLAMVAMEPPAAFGADAVRGEKAKVIGAIRPWSLEQARANSVRGQYSAGAIGGQAVNGYRQEANVAADSGTETYVALKVMIDNWRWVGVPFYLRTGKRMSVRDTEIVICFKPAPYAQFRDTEVEELQPTYLKIQIQPNEGMWFDLLAKRPGPALDMANIELGFAYKDFFEMQPSTGYETLIYDCLTGDQTLFQRADNIENGWRAVQPFLDAWQPDVTVQPYKAGENGPAAADDLLTRDGRAWHDLG, from the coding sequence ATGACCTCGATCGGCAGGAAATCCAAGGCAGAACCCGCGCCGTCGACCACGTTGTTCCTGTTCGGTGCCCATGGTGATCTGGTAAAGCGCCTGCTGATGCCGGCACTGTACCATCTCAACCGTGACGGGTTGCTGGGGGATGGACTGCAGATCATTGGTGTTGATCACAACGCCATCAGCGACCTGGACTTCGCCAGGAAACTCGAGGATTTCATCCGTCACGAAGCGGCGAGCAAGGGCGGCGATGCCGGCCGGGCGCTCGACCCGGTGCTGTGGGCCCGGTTGGCCAAAGGCATCAGCTACGTGCAGGGTGACTTCCTCGACGACAGCACCTATGCCGAGCTGGCGGCGAAGATCGCCGCCAGCGGGACCGGCAATGCGGTGTTCTACCTGGCGACCGCGCCGCGCTTTTTCAGCGAGGTGGTGCGCCGCCTCGGTGCGGCCGGGTTGCTCGAGGAACAGGCGGATGCCTTTCGGCGGGTGGTGATCGAAAAACCGTTCGGCTCCGATCTGCACACCGCCGAAGCGCTCAATGCCTGCCTGCTCAAGGTCATGAGCGAGAAGCAGATCTATCGGATCGACCATTATCTGGGCAAGGAAACCGTACAGAACATCCTGGTCAGCCGTTTCTCCAACAGTTTTTTCGAAGCGTTCTGGAACAATCATTACATCGACCACGTGCAAATCACCGCCGCTGAAACGGTCGGGGTGGAAACCCGTGGCAGTTTTTATGAACACACCGGAGCCCTGCGGGACATGGTGCCCAACCACCTGTTCCAGTTGCTGGCGATGGTGGCCATGGAGCCGCCGGCGGCCTTCGGTGCCGACGCGGTACGAGGGGAGAAGGCCAAGGTGATCGGGGCCATTCGCCCCTGGTCGCTGGAGCAGGCCCGGGCCAACTCGGTGCGCGGCCAGTACAGCGCCGGCGCAATCGGCGGCCAGGCGGTGAACGGTTACCGCCAGGAAGCCAACGTGGCAGCCGACAGCGGCACTGAAACCTACGTCGCCCTGAAAGTCATGATCGACAACTGGCGTTGGGTCGGGGTGCCGTTTTACCTGCGTACCGGCAAGCGCATGAGTGTGCGGGACACGGAAATCGTCATCTGTTTCAAGCCAGCACCCTACGCGCAGTTTCGCGACACTGAAGTCGAGGAATTGCAACCTACCTACCTGAAGATACAGATCCAGCCCAATGAAGGCATGTGGTTCGATCTACTGGCCAAGCGGCCGGGGCCGGCCCTCGACATGGCGAATATCGAATTGGGCTTTGCCTACAAGGATTTCTTCGAGATGCAACCATCCACGGGTTACGAAACCCTGATCTACGATTGCCTGACCGGCGATCAGACATTGTTCCAGCGTGCCGACAACATCGAGAACGGCTGGCGTGCCGTGCAGCCGTTTCTCGATGCCTGGCAGCCGGACGTGACCGTCCAGCCTTACAAGGCTGGAGAGAATGGCCCGGCGGCCGCCGATGATCTGCTGACACGCGACGGTCGCGCCTGGCATGACCTCGGATGA